A genomic segment from Rhodospirillum centenum SW encodes:
- a CDS encoding SDR family NAD(P)-dependent oxidoreductase gives MHPLFDLTGKVALITGSSRGIGRAIAEEYARAGARVVISSRKLDVCEQVRDAINAEHGAGRAIAVACNIGRKEDLERLVAETKAAFGQIDILVANAAINPVYGPLAAVSDDAWDKIMGTNLRSTWWLCNMVMPEMAERKGGSVIVLSSIAGLRGNPVIGAYGISKAAEAALVRNLAVEYGRAGVRINAIAPGIIETDFAKALTDNPEIAKATMRKTPLGRFGRPVEIAGVALMLASPAGGYLTGQTLVVDGGATIGDPLTV, from the coding sequence ATGCATCCGTTGTTCGACCTCACCGGCAAGGTCGCCCTCATCACCGGCTCCTCCCGCGGCATCGGCCGCGCCATCGCCGAGGAATACGCCCGCGCCGGCGCCCGCGTGGTGATCTCCTCGCGCAAGCTGGACGTCTGCGAACAGGTGCGCGACGCCATCAACGCCGAGCACGGCGCCGGCCGCGCCATCGCCGTGGCCTGCAACATCGGCCGCAAGGAGGATCTGGAGCGGCTGGTCGCCGAGACGAAGGCGGCGTTCGGACAGATCGACATCCTGGTGGCGAACGCGGCCATCAACCCGGTCTACGGCCCCCTGGCCGCCGTCAGCGACGACGCCTGGGACAAGATCATGGGCACCAACCTGCGCAGCACCTGGTGGCTGTGCAACATGGTGATGCCGGAGATGGCGGAGCGGAAGGGCGGCAGCGTCATCGTGCTGTCCTCCATCGCCGGACTGCGCGGCAACCCGGTGATCGGCGCCTACGGCATCTCCAAGGCGGCGGAAGCCGCACTGGTGCGCAACCTCGCCGTCGAGTACGGCCGCGCCGGGGTCCGCATCAATGCCATCGCCCCCGGCATCATCGAGACGGACTTCGCCAAGGCCCTGACCGACAATCCGGAGATCGCCAAGGCGACGATGCGCAAGACCCCGCTCGGCCGCTTCGGCCGGCCGGTGGAGATCGCCGGCGTTGCCCTGATGCTGGCATCGCCCGCGGGCGGCTACCTGACCGGCCAGACGCTCGTGGTGGACGGCGGCGCCACCATCGGCGATCCCTTGACGGTCTAG
- a CDS encoding glucose 1-dehydrogenase: protein MTGRLKDKVILITGGAGGIGSATARHAAREGARVVITDLSAARGEQAAAEIGHGTLFLEQDVRDEARWQDVVDAVLRHHGRLDGLVNNAGVGVRGSIVETTLEDWRFVHAVNTEGVFLGCKHGILAMRETGGGSIVNLSSVAGMIGAPDLTAYCSSKGAVRLLTKSVAVWCAEQKNGIRVNSVHPSFLMTPMVQMMIDTAPDPAMAHRMLSRAAPMGRLGEPEDAAGMIVFLLSDEAGFMTGGEYVVDGGLTAR from the coding sequence ATGACGGGCCGTCTCAAGGACAAGGTCATCCTCATCACCGGCGGGGCGGGCGGCATCGGGTCCGCCACCGCGCGCCACGCTGCCCGCGAGGGCGCGCGGGTCGTCATCACCGACCTGAGCGCCGCCCGGGGCGAGCAGGCGGCGGCCGAGATCGGCCACGGCACCCTGTTCCTGGAACAGGACGTGCGCGACGAGGCACGCTGGCAGGACGTGGTGGACGCCGTGCTGCGCCACCACGGCCGGCTGGACGGGCTGGTCAACAATGCCGGCGTCGGGGTGCGCGGCTCCATCGTGGAGACGACGCTGGAGGACTGGCGCTTCGTCCACGCGGTCAACACCGAGGGCGTCTTCCTGGGCTGCAAGCACGGCATCCTGGCGATGCGGGAGACGGGGGGCGGGTCCATCGTGAACCTGTCCTCCGTCGCCGGGATGATCGGTGCGCCGGACCTGACCGCCTACTGCTCGTCCAAGGGGGCGGTGCGGCTGCTGACCAAGTCCGTCGCCGTCTGGTGCGCCGAGCAGAAGAACGGCATCCGGGTGAACTCCGTCCACCCGTCGTTCTTGATGACGCCCATGGTGCAGATGATGATCGACACGGCCCCCGACCCGGCCATGGCGCACAGGATGCTGTCGCGCGCCGCCCCGATGGGCCGGCTGGGCGAGCCGGAGGATGCCGCCGGCATGATCGTCTTCCTGCTGTCGGACGAGGCCGGGTTCATGACCGGCGGCGAGTATGTCGTGGACGGCGGCCTGACGGCCCGCTGA